A part of Candidatus Moraniibacteriota bacterium genomic DNA contains:
- a CDS encoding type IV secretion system DNA-binding domain-containing protein: METTFDFNLILIPLLFAMGGLAALSGVLLVIRTLLFFRARINRSLNMDLETIQVSKPADRKGESLRPDEWKEEIGAMEQLLVSLQSFRGMKHRFNPLSDIKRFFYGPPAIVFEVANPEGDEEMTFFLSVPRKFREGIEKQVHSFFPNAFVEKVKDYTIFSPKSFSSVSTLSLAKSPALPIRTYESLDVDPLNEISNSLSKLSKEGEGAAVQIILSPAGTSWRLEGRRIAHEMQQGKRLADVYHESPFLHFLGSAFVSLFHAATYTDKPGEKPADKPLVQLTPEEQDLVKAIERKVSKAAFHVNVRLLAAAASQERADQILATMENAFAQFEYPEANLFRTQRLRDRSAKPVIFDYIFRSFRSETAFLLGVEEVSSLFHFPISTTETPNIKWQKAGSAPPPPNIPKEGILLGHNDYRGVKTDIRLATSDRRRHLYCIGQTGVGKSVFLQEMAKQDVRNGRGLCFIDPHGDAVQDILAAVPKERAEDIVYFDPADTERPFGLNMLEFSRPEEKTFVVNEMINIFGKLYDLKQTGGPMFEQYMRNAMLLIMEDPATGSTLMEISKVLADPDFRRMKLDRCKNPVVYDFWVKEAEKAGGEASLANMVPYITSKLTPFVANDMMRPIIAQQKSTLDFRTLMDEKKIILLNLSKGKLGEINSHLLGMVVVGKILMAALSRADIPEADRKDFSLYIDEFQNVTTDSIAQILSEARKYGLNLIIAHQFIGQLSEDISKAVFGNVGSMVSFRVGPEDAEFLEKQFEPIFSARDLVNVDNYHAFARLLINNQSTKPFNLLVYPPTSGDEELAGHLKELSRLRFGRDADVVNREIMERTKLVGSLS, from the coding sequence ATGGAAACAACTTTTGATTTCAATTTGATTCTTATTCCCCTCCTCTTTGCGATGGGGGGATTGGCGGCGCTCTCGGGAGTGTTGTTAGTTATTCGAACCCTTCTCTTTTTTCGTGCGCGCATCAACCGATCGCTCAATATGGACTTGGAAACGATTCAGGTGTCGAAGCCGGCGGATCGGAAGGGTGAATCATTGCGTCCCGATGAGTGGAAGGAAGAGATTGGGGCTATGGAGCAACTCTTGGTGTCGCTGCAGTCTTTTCGTGGGATGAAGCACAGGTTTAATCCTCTCTCGGATATCAAAAGATTCTTCTATGGACCGCCAGCAATTGTATTTGAGGTGGCAAATCCCGAAGGTGATGAGGAGATGACATTTTTTCTTTCGGTGCCGAGGAAGTTTCGGGAAGGTATTGAGAAACAAGTGCACAGCTTTTTCCCGAATGCCTTTGTAGAGAAGGTGAAGGACTACACTATTTTTTCTCCAAAGAGCTTTTCGTCTGTTTCGACGCTATCGCTCGCGAAGAGTCCAGCGCTCCCGATACGGACCTATGAATCACTCGATGTTGATCCTCTCAATGAGATTTCCAATTCTCTGAGCAAGCTTTCCAAAGAAGGTGAGGGTGCAGCAGTGCAGATCATTCTTTCTCCAGCCGGTACGTCATGGCGCTTGGAGGGGCGGCGAATTGCGCATGAGATGCAACAAGGGAAACGTCTCGCGGATGTATATCACGAGTCGCCATTTTTGCACTTTCTCGGATCGGCATTTGTATCGCTCTTTCATGCAGCGACTTATACTGACAAACCAGGAGAAAAACCCGCCGATAAACCTCTTGTTCAACTGACGCCGGAGGAGCAAGATTTGGTGAAGGCGATTGAGCGCAAGGTGTCGAAGGCTGCCTTCCATGTCAATGTGCGTCTGCTTGCAGCAGCGGCTTCACAAGAGCGCGCTGATCAAATACTTGCGACGATGGAAAATGCCTTTGCACAATTTGAATATCCGGAAGCAAATCTTTTCCGTACACAGCGTCTGCGTGATCGCTCGGCAAAGCCGGTAATTTTTGACTATATCTTCCGCTCTTTTCGTTCGGAGACAGCATTTCTCTTGGGTGTGGAAGAAGTGTCGAGTCTCTTTCATTTTCCTATTTCAACGACCGAGACGCCGAATATCAAATGGCAAAAGGCAGGCTCGGCGCCACCACCACCAAATATTCCGAAAGAAGGGATTCTCTTGGGACACAATGACTATCGTGGCGTGAAGACGGATATTCGTCTAGCAACATCTGATCGTCGACGTCATCTCTACTGTATTGGACAGACTGGTGTTGGAAAGTCCGTGTTTCTCCAAGAAATGGCGAAGCAGGATGTCCGTAATGGGCGAGGTTTGTGCTTCATTGATCCGCATGGTGATGCTGTGCAGGATATTTTGGCAGCTGTTCCGAAAGAGCGAGCTGAGGACATTGTGTATTTTGACCCCGCTGACACAGAGCGTCCTTTTGGGCTCAATATGCTGGAATTCTCTCGTCCCGAGGAAAAGACATTTGTTGTAAATGAAATGATTAATATCTTTGGGAAGCTCTATGATTTGAAGCAGACCGGTGGACCGATGTTTGAGCAGTATATGCGGAATGCCATGCTTCTTATTATGGAAGACCCAGCGACTGGCTCGACGCTCATGGAAATATCGAAGGTGCTTGCTGATCCGGATTTCCGACGGATGAAGCTTGACCGATGTAAGAATCCAGTCGTCTATGATTTCTGGGTAAAAGAGGCGGAGAAGGCGGGGGGTGAGGCGTCGCTTGCCAATATGGTGCCATATATCACGTCGAAGCTCACGCCTTTCGTGGCAAATGACATGATGCGCCCTATTATTGCCCAGCAAAAGAGCACACTTGATTTCCGTACACTCATGGATGAGAAGAAAATCATCCTCCTCAATCTCTCTAAGGGCAAACTTGGGGAAATAAATAGCCATTTGCTCGGCATGGTCGTAGTGGGGAAGATTTTGATGGCGGCACTCTCGCGAGCAGATATACCCGAGGCAGATCGAAAAGACTTCTCTCTCTATATTGATGAATTTCAAAACGTCACGACGGACTCTATCGCGCAAATTCTTTCCGAGGCACGAAAGTACGGACTCAATCTCATCATAGCGCATCAGTTTATCGGGCAACTGTCAGAAGATATTTCAAAGGCGGTCTTCGGTAATGTGGGATCAATGGTTTCGTTTCGAGTTGGCCCCGAGGATGCGGAATTTCTCGAGAAACAATTTGAGCCGATTTTTTCTGCGCGCGACCTTGTGAATGTTGACAACTATCATGCTTTTGCTCGACTCCTCATTAACAATCAGTCTACCAAGCCGTTCAATCTCTTGGTCTATCCTCCGACCTCTGGCGATGAGGAACTCGCGGGGCATCTCAAGGAGCTCTCGCGTCTGCGCTTCGGTCGCGACGCTGATGTCGTCAATCGCGAAATCATGGAGCGGACAAAGTTGGTAGGCAG